One window of the Solibacillus isronensis genome contains the following:
- the trxB gene encoding thioredoxin-disulfide reductase → MSEEKIYDVVIIGAGPAGMTAAVYASRANLSTLMIERGIPGGQMANTEAVENYPGFDTILGPELSTKMFEHAKKFGAEYAYGDVNEIIDGEEYKIIISGKKQYKTRTIIITTGAEYKKLGIPGETELGGRGVSYCAVCDGAFFKQKNLIVIGGGDSAVEEGVYLTRFADKVTIVHRRDKLRAQKILQDRAFANEKVDFIWNSTVKEIHEVDGKVGKVTLASTVDGTESEVETDGVFVYVGMLPLTAPFASLNILNEAGYIVTNEKMETVIPGIYAAGDVREKMLRQIVTATGDGSIAAQSAQHYVEEIKEKINQ, encoded by the coding sequence ATGTCAGAAGAAAAAATTTATGATGTAGTCATTATCGGAGCAGGTCCAGCAGGTATGACTGCTGCGGTATATGCATCACGCGCTAACTTATCAACATTAATGATTGAACGTGGGATTCCCGGCGGACAAATGGCTAATACAGAAGCAGTGGAAAACTACCCTGGTTTCGATACAATTTTAGGGCCTGAGCTATCGACAAAAATGTTTGAGCATGCGAAAAAATTCGGTGCTGAATATGCTTACGGTGATGTAAATGAAATCATCGACGGTGAAGAATACAAAATTATCATTTCAGGTAAAAAACAATATAAAACGCGCACGATTATTATTACAACTGGTGCAGAATATAAAAAACTGGGCATTCCTGGCGAAACAGAACTTGGCGGCCGCGGTGTAAGTTACTGTGCTGTATGTGATGGCGCATTCTTCAAACAAAAGAACCTTATCGTAATCGGTGGGGGCGACTCTGCAGTTGAAGAGGGTGTTTACTTAACACGCTTTGCGGATAAAGTAACAATCGTACACCGTCGCGATAAGCTTCGTGCACAAAAGATTTTACAAGACCGTGCATTTGCGAATGAAAAAGTAGACTTCATCTGGAATTCAACAGTGAAAGAAATTCATGAAGTTGACGGTAAAGTAGGCAAAGTGACGTTAGCTTCAACAGTTGACGGTACAGAATCAGAAGTGGAAACAGATGGCGTATTCGTATATGTCGGCATGCTTCCATTAACAGCGCCATTTGCTTCACTGAATATTTTAAACGAAGCAGGCTATATCGTAACAAACGAAAAAATGGAAACGGTTATTCCAGGTATTTATGCAGCGGGCGATGTTCGTGAAAAAATGCTTCGTCAAATTGTAACAGCTACAGGCGACGGCAGTATTGCAGCTCAATCAGCTCAACATTACGTGGAAGAAATAAAAGAAAAAATAAATCAATAA